The following proteins are co-located in the Streptomyces sp. DT2A-34 genome:
- a CDS encoding helix-turn-helix domain-containing protein produces the protein MAADNPLSDRLDDDDYPAYTMGRAAEMLGTTPAFLRAIGEARLITPLRSEGGHRRYSRYQLRVAARARELVDRGTPIEAACRIVILEDQLEEAQRINAEYRRAANAGSDRSGTGSG, from the coding sequence ATGGCAGCAGATAATCCGCTCAGCGATCGTCTGGACGACGACGACTACCCCGCGTACACCATGGGCCGGGCCGCCGAAATGCTCGGCACCACCCCCGCCTTCCTCCGAGCCATCGGTGAGGCTCGTCTGATCACTCCGCTGCGCTCGGAGGGCGGACATCGCCGGTACTCCCGCTACCAACTGCGGGTCGCCGCTCGCGCCCGCGAGCTCGTCGACAGGGGAACCCCGATCGAGGCTGCTTGCCGCATCGTCATCCTCGAGGACCAGCTCGAGGAAGCTCAGCGCATCAACGCCGAGTACCGCCGTGCCGCGAACGCGGGGTCCGACCGTTCCGGTACCGGTTCGGGCTGA
- a CDS encoding sugar ABC transporter substrate-binding protein produces the protein MSVYRGRTAIAAAALSLAVSLTACGTAGESAGSGGADSGEGGFTVGLLFSQIVQTRWEKFDKPLIERKLKELCEDCRVEYGNAEGDVATQQQLVDTLINKDVEVLILSAVNFRSLRSAVERAHDAGIPVVAYDGLVEGPISGYVSFDNERVGKLQGEALLKAMGDRADGGRIVMMNGPQTSPTNIAFKKGALSALQGKVEIGKTYDIQGWKQESAHANMVRAVAALGADGIDGVYAANDGLASGVISALKASDIEPLPPVTGQDADLPAVRHIISGEQYMSVYKPFKAEADAAAEMAVALGRGENLDDIAETTVDTATTKDIPAVLLDPIPVTVDDIEDTVVKDGVYTTDQICTPRFASACERAGLIE, from the coding sequence GTGAGTGTGTATCGGGGTCGTACGGCCATCGCCGCGGCCGCACTGTCACTGGCCGTGTCCCTGACGGCCTGCGGTACGGCCGGGGAGTCCGCCGGGTCGGGCGGGGCTGACTCCGGCGAGGGCGGCTTCACGGTCGGACTGTTGTTCAGCCAGATCGTCCAGACCCGCTGGGAGAAGTTCGACAAGCCCCTGATCGAGCGGAAGCTCAAGGAGCTGTGCGAGGACTGCAGGGTGGAGTACGGCAACGCCGAGGGCGACGTGGCCACCCAGCAGCAGCTGGTGGACACCCTGATCAACAAGGACGTCGAGGTCCTGATCCTCAGCGCCGTGAACTTCAGGTCCCTGCGTTCCGCGGTCGAGCGGGCACACGACGCGGGCATCCCGGTCGTCGCCTACGACGGCCTCGTCGAGGGCCCGATCTCGGGCTACGTCTCCTTCGACAACGAACGGGTCGGCAAGCTCCAGGGCGAGGCGCTCCTCAAGGCCATGGGCGACCGCGCGGACGGCGGCCGGATCGTCATGATGAACGGTCCCCAGACCAGCCCGACCAACATCGCCTTCAAGAAGGGCGCGCTGTCCGCCCTCCAGGGCAAGGTCGAGATCGGCAAGACGTACGACATCCAGGGCTGGAAGCAGGAGAGCGCCCACGCCAACATGGTCCGCGCCGTCGCCGCCCTGGGCGCCGACGGCATCGACGGCGTCTACGCCGCCAACGACGGTCTCGCCTCCGGCGTCATCTCCGCCCTCAAGGCCTCCGATATCGAGCCGCTGCCCCCTGTCACCGGCCAGGACGCCGACCTCCCGGCCGTGCGGCACATCATCAGCGGCGAGCAGTACATGAGCGTCTACAAGCCCTTCAAGGCCGAGGCCGACGCGGCCGCCGAGATGGCCGTCGCCCTGGGCCGCGGCGAGAACCTCGACGACATCGCCGAGACCACGGTCGACACGGCCACCACCAAGGACATCCCCGCCGTCCTGCTCGACCCCATCCCCGTGACCGTCGACGACATCGAGGACACCGTGGTCAAGGACGGCGTGTACACGACCGACCAGATCTGCACCCCGAGGTTCGCGTCCGCTTGCGAGAGGGCCGGGCTCATCGAGTGA
- a CDS encoding SRPBCC family protein, producing MSTVKETVDVDVSLRRAYDQWTQFEDFPNFMEGVDEVRQLDDRHNHWTTSIGGIRREFDTEIVDQMADDRITWRSIGGDTEQRGSVRFERLDDTHTRVELTMDVEPTGVAEKGADALGMIDRRVKGDLRRFKDYVESGGGPSGGWRGRIRPGDPGTTL from the coding sequence ATGAGCACGGTCAAGGAAACAGTCGACGTGGACGTCTCGCTCCGCAGGGCATACGACCAGTGGACGCAGTTCGAGGACTTCCCGAACTTCATGGAGGGGGTCGACGAGGTCAGGCAGCTCGACGACCGGCACAACCACTGGACCACCAGCATCGGTGGCATCCGGCGCGAGTTCGACACGGAGATCGTCGACCAGATGGCGGACGACCGGATCACCTGGCGGTCTATCGGCGGTGACACCGAGCAGCGCGGCTCGGTCCGCTTCGAGCGCCTCGACGACACGCACACCCGGGTGGAGCTCACGATGGACGTCGAGCCCACCGGCGTCGCCGAGAAGGGCGCGGACGCCCTGGGCATGATCGACCGGCGGGTGAAGGGCGACCTACGTCGGTTCAAGGACTACGTCGAGAGCGGCGGCGGCCCGAGCGGCGGCTGGCGCGGACGCATCCGCCCGGGGGACCCGGGCACCACCCTCTGA
- a CDS encoding LLM class F420-dependent oxidoreductase — protein sequence MPDFGYFLSCEEHSPAELVDQARMAEQAGFDSLWISDHYHPWNDNQGQSPFVWTVIGALSQAVSLPVETAVTCPMVRTHPAVIAQAAATCAVQLGGRFRLGVGTGEALNEHILGTHWPEAAVRLEMLAEAVQIMRQLFTGEETSHYGKHYTVENARLYTLPDEPVPIDVSAFGPLAAETAARIGGGLITTTPDTALIERFRRAGGGTRPVYGGLKVCWGTDRQEALRTAHRLWANEQLPGELAQLLPTPRHFEQASELVTEEQVASAVPCGDDPDTHIEALTAFIDAGFDTVYVSQIGKEQRGFFDFYRTKILPRLRG from the coding sequence ATGCCTGACTTCGGATACTTCCTGTCGTGCGAGGAACACAGTCCGGCAGAGCTCGTCGATCAGGCGCGGATGGCCGAGCAGGCGGGCTTCGACTCCCTGTGGATCTCGGACCACTACCACCCGTGGAACGACAACCAGGGCCAGAGTCCGTTCGTGTGGACGGTGATCGGCGCGCTGTCCCAGGCCGTCTCGCTGCCCGTGGAGACGGCCGTGACCTGCCCCATGGTGCGCACCCACCCCGCGGTGATCGCCCAGGCGGCCGCCACCTGCGCCGTCCAGCTGGGCGGCCGTTTCCGGCTGGGAGTCGGCACCGGCGAGGCCCTCAACGAGCACATCCTGGGCACCCACTGGCCCGAGGCAGCGGTACGCCTGGAGATGCTGGCCGAGGCGGTGCAGATCATGCGGCAGTTGTTCACCGGCGAGGAGACGAGCCACTACGGCAAGCACTACACCGTGGAGAACGCCCGCCTCTACACCCTCCCCGACGAGCCGGTACCCATCGACGTCTCCGCCTTCGGCCCCCTGGCCGCGGAGACGGCGGCACGCATCGGCGGCGGGCTGATCACGACCACCCCCGACACCGCCCTGATCGAGCGCTTCCGCCGCGCCGGCGGCGGCACCAGGCCGGTGTACGGCGGTCTCAAGGTGTGCTGGGGCACGGACCGGCAGGAGGCGCTGCGCACCGCGCACCGCCTGTGGGCGAACGAGCAGCTCCCCGGTGAACTCGCCCAGCTCCTCCCCACCCCGCGCCACTTCGAGCAGGCGTCCGAGCTGGTCACGGAGGAGCAGGTGGCGTCGGCCGTACCGTGCGGTGACGATCCGGATACGCACATCGAGGCCCTGACCGCGTTCATCGACGCGGGCTTCGACACGGTGTACGTCAGCCAGATCGGCAAGGAGCAGCGCGGCTTCTTCGACTTCTACCGCACGAAGATCCTCCCGCGGCTGCGTGGCTGA
- a CDS encoding cysteine hydrolase family protein yields the protein MERRTDPTGLALIVVDMINTYDHEDAELLVPSVRRVVPVLAELIDRAREADVPVIYANDNFGSWRSHHGELVRTALARPHADLIEPIRPDDESLFVVKARHSVFYETPLGYLLWRLGVGQVVLTGQVTEQCVLYSALDAHIRHLEVTVPKDAVASIHPHLASAALEMMERNMGARILTAKEVAF from the coding sequence GTGGAGCGGCGGACGGACCCGACGGGGCTCGCTCTCATCGTGGTCGACATGATCAACACCTACGACCACGAGGACGCCGAGCTGCTCGTGCCGTCCGTCCGGCGGGTCGTTCCCGTCCTGGCGGAGCTGATCGACCGGGCCCGCGAGGCGGACGTACCGGTGATCTACGCGAACGACAACTTCGGCTCGTGGCGCTCCCACCACGGGGAACTCGTTCGGACCGCGCTGGCCCGGCCGCACGCCGACCTGATCGAGCCGATACGGCCCGACGACGAGTCGCTGTTCGTGGTGAAGGCCCGCCATTCCGTCTTCTACGAGACGCCCCTGGGCTACCTCCTGTGGCGACTGGGCGTCGGGCAAGTGGTGCTGACCGGTCAGGTCACCGAGCAGTGCGTCCTGTACTCCGCGCTGGACGCGCACATCCGCCATCTGGAGGTCACGGTGCCCAAGGACGCCGTCGCCTCCATCCATCCCCATCTGGCGTCCGCCGCCCTGGAGATGATGGAGCGCAACATGGGCGCCCGCATCCTCACGGCGAAGGAAGTCGCCTTCTGA